The sequence below is a genomic window from Bos indicus isolate NIAB-ARS_2022 breed Sahiwal x Tharparkar chromosome 24, NIAB-ARS_B.indTharparkar_mat_pri_1.0, whole genome shotgun sequence.
TTTGCCTTGAGATTACTTTCTGACTGTTCTAATCTCTGAACCATAACCGTGTGATGTGATGTAAAGGCCTGGACATTACTGTTGTTCCAAGTTGTTCAGCAGCGTCCTTCACCCAGTTCCCCCAAATGTGCTCTTCTGTTTTCCTTCACGTGTGTAAATACAACTTCAGATTTGTTACAGCGACATGTGATCCATTCCCCTGGCTGAGTGTGGCTCATGACTCAATCGTGGAAATCGGGCATGGGCTCTCAGGGGGATTGTCTCCCCATGGGAATTCCCCCAGGTGGCAGTGGAATTGTGCCAACACTGCACGCTCGTAATTGAGCTGCCGTCTTTATAGTGGGGAGCAGTGTGTCAGGGCACTTGCTTGCAGACCAGAGAAATCTGGAGAGCTGAAGCCAGCCTTTAGCCAAGCAAAGGGCTGGACCCCGTGGAGGACCCAGGGGAGCTCAGGTGACAGAGGTGTGTCCCCTGAGGTTGAGGAACGTGACCTGTGATGGCCCAATAGGCTCCCCTCAGGGCCCTGCATCTCTCTACTCTGTGACGCTGATCACAACTTGAATAACGAGCGAAAGAAAGGGCTCTGAGCCCCATTCAGCCCTGTTAGGTTCTGGTTTAACCTTCGTTACTAAAACCAGACCCAGAGATCCAGTGTCAGCACTTGACTGTGTAAACTGCCCCCTCCCTCGTGTTTTCATAAGGGGCCTCTGTCTGGGCTGGACCCAGTTCTCACGTATAGAAGACGCCGCTGCAGACCTTAGGACCTACCTGTCCACCTTGTATTCTGTAGTAAAGCACTGCCTTCCACGTTGTCCAATTGTATCTGTTATTTTTTGGTTTAACGCACACTGATTcatactaataaatattttaagttttatcaagtttgtctttttcttactatAACGTTGGGTTGaataattgtaattttttaagTCAATTGCTGGCAGTGGGTGGAGGGGTTGGAAGACCAAtgtctctaagcttcagtttcctcatatataagATGCAGAGTGTAATTCAAATGCACCCTTACCCACAATTCTGGAATCTCAAAAGCCTCAGAAGAGACTTTTTCTGAAGTTTGATACAGACTCCTCTGGCTGTGAAATCAGAGCTGAGCGGATGTGATGTTCTTTGTAGTTATTCATCCCACCAAGGAGAGGGACAATGTCTGCATGTCCCATTGCAGAAATCCTGCTGTTTGCTCATCGGTTGATCCTTGGCTCTGCTGTAGGCTCTGTGATATATGCACCAGATTGCTGTCAGAAAACCCAAGCAAGATTCTGAGTTCCCAAAACCCCTGCCCCCAAGGTGTCACACAAGGTATGATATCCACCATATTCATGAGGAACTGTCCGTGGGGGCTCTGGGCAACCAGCGGGGCCATGTGTACACAGTCTCCGACACCCTAGGGGTCTCCTGAGTGGGCTGCACGGTTTCACTCAACAGAGAACACCTCTTTCAGTCCTGGCACAGAGCCGATGCTCATAAGCAAGACACTCGAGTATAGTGACCTGCTTTGCCCTGGCTGCTGCACCAGGTGTTTTATATCACATGACCTTCTGTTTTCACAATCCCTGTATCAGGCAGATACCATGATTGCATCCATgctacaaatgaggaaacaggcccaAGAAGTTAGTAAGTCACATAAAACCATAGACTAGGAagagctgttgttgtttagtcactaaattgtgtctgactcttttgtgactccttggatgtagcccaccaggctcctctgtccctgggacttcctagggcaagaatactggagtgggctgtcatttcctctcctggggatcttcctggaccagggattgaacccacatttcctgcattggcgggcggattctttaccactgagccaccagggaagcccagactagGAAGAAAGGAGGAGCCAAATGTCAGcttctgttattttttcctttttcaattaagatttttaaaaaacttttaaaatggagatataattaacacatattagtttcaaatgtacaacataatgattctatATTTGTGTAtcttgtgaaatgatcaccatgtaagtctaattaacatctgtcaccacacatagttaaaatttctttttcttgtgatgagaacttttaagatctactctcttagcaatgtTCAAATATGCAGTGTGGTGTTATTAATGAttaattacatattaatatattgattAATTGTGGACACCACGCTCCTGGGGGATTTCAGCCTAAGGAACATGGTTTCACTCTGGTGACAGCTCTGTCTTCCGATTCCTGCCCTTTCTCCGTAATATGTGGGTATACAGGGCTGTGCGAACTCTGGCTGGTTGTGGGTTCACAGGGCTGTATGGACTTGCTGTTCCTGAGCCCCCCGCCTCCTGCTGGTTCCCAGGTGAGGCGGTTGGTCTGGCCTGGTCCTGGAACTGGGAACTGTTAAGGATGGAGGAGGCTGTCTGGTGTTAGGGCCCGTGCTGTCACCCCCTGGTCACGCCTGTGCCCCTGGTCCTTGCCTCTCACTGCAAATCGCCCTGTACTGTGGCTTCTTTGTTCTTCTTGAGCTTCTCCTGGTTCGAAGAGAAGCTCAAGTCTTAGAACATCACAGCCCCACTTGGGATGAGAGGACCTCCCTGGCCCAGCAATCTGCCCATCACCCCTACTGCCATGGGCACATGGAGCCCACATGGCTGTGGCATTTCctaggcttccaggtggtgcgGGAGGCAGGTGCTCCTTCGCTTCCAGCTCTCTTCTGAACACATCCAACCTGGGTCCTTGCTGAGGCTTCTGCCTGGAGAGGGGAGGCCAGGATTCTGTCACATGGATGGGGAACCATCACTACTGCCTCTTCTCAGTTAGAGAACTCCTCCATGTCATAATCTCCCTTCCCAATATCCAAATTGGACATCTGATTAGCAGGTAGGACTTTGCAGAAGAGGGTGATGTGGTTGAGAGGAGAcctgttgttgctatttagtcattcagttgtgtccgactcttttcgaccccaattgcagcacgccaggcttccctgtccttcgctatctcctggagtttactcaaagtcatgtccatggaatgagtgatgccatccaaccatcttatcctctgttgcccccttctcctccttccttcaatctttccaagcatcagggtcttttccaatgagttggctctttgcatcaggtggcctaagtattggagcttcagcttcagcatctgtccttccaatgactattcagggttgttttccttttagattgactattttgatctccttaaagagtctcctccagcaccacagttcgaggAGATCACAGAGGAGACCTTAGTAGATGGTTGTGGTGGCCGAGTCACAAAGAGAAGGCTGTGGCTGGGGACGACCTGGAGGAAGGGGGTAGGAAAGATGGTTTCAAGTCACCCCCCCTGGATGGGGCACTCGGCAGGCAGCCCAGCCCAGTATCAGGAGTGTGGGCTCGGAACCTGCCCCACAGATGAGCTCTGGGACCTTGACTTGGTCCCATAACTTCTCTAAGGCTGAGTTTTCTCACTTGTAAGGTGGAGATCACAATGGGACTTACCTCAGTGGTTTGTTGTAGGAAATAATGCCTGTGAATTCACTTCAGGCACGGCATGGCCCCACACACAGAGCAGCCCCAAAACACAGAGTGTCATGAAACTCTCAAATGGGACACTTGTGAAAACAGAGAGGGCAGGCCGGCTGTAGGCTCTACCCCAGTACAGGTTGTTACTTGACATATGATGTTTGGTTGGAGAAGGTTGAAGGGGATGGCCTTGCTGGTGCCATGAGGCACCTGTGAAGTAGGGGTGGGTAGAGACCAGGAACTGGAAATGGAAAGTGATGAAGCTGGGGTCCTGGAGGAACCGGAAATGAGGTCAGACAACCAAGGAGAAACAAATGAAGGTGAGGATAAAGgtcaggaggagggaaggggctgcTTTGGGGACCTGTGTGCTTAGGGGGTCAGCTGCAGTGTCAAGCTAAGCAGAGAAGTTTGTagttaaaggggaaaaaacctAGGTGAAGATTATGTGTAATCACATGCCGCTTGGTCTTGTGTGGAATATGAGTATGCAAATGAATGTATCAGAAGACTACCTTCACGCGCTCTAAGAAGGACTCCTGTCCATCTTCCTTGGAGTAGATGATCagaatgcttttatttcttctctgatatttttttttttcttcagaaagccCATTATTACAGGTTATGTCCAGCCATGTGACTCTCCAGGTCCCAGCACACCCCCTGGAGGCCTTTGTCCACGAGGTCAGCAATGTTCAACAGACACATGTGGGGGCATCCAAAGCCCTGCAGGCTGTGCACACACTCCCACCTGAGCAGAGTGGTGACACCCCCAGCTCTCCAGCCCAGGTTGTCCTGCCTAAGCAGGGGGACTTTCTCAATTCCTCAGCAAAAGCCGTCCCATCCGACCAGGCTGACACTCCCAGTTTCCCAGAAAAGACCATCCTATCAAAAGAGAGGGAAATTCTCGATTCCTCCCAGCAGAACATTTTGCCCAAGCAGGCTGCTACCCTCAATTCCTCAATCCAAACCATTTCACCAAAACAGGGTAACATTCCCaatttcccagaaaaaaacatcCTGCCAAAAGAGGGTGACATTCTCAATCCCCCCAGTAAAACTACCCTGCACAAGCAGGCCAACACCCCCAATTCTTCAGAAAAAACCACCTTGCCCAAGCAGGGCGACACCCCTAAGCCCTCAGCCAAAACCATTTTGCCCAAGGAGGCTGATGCCCCCATCTCCCCAATCCAAACCATTCTGCCCAATCAGTCTTATGCCTCCAAATTCTCAGAAAAAACCATCTCGACAAAAGAGGGTGACATTTTCAACACCCCAGCCAAAGTCATTCCATCATGGCCGGCTGACTCCCCCAATTTCCCAGCCAAGATCAATCCATCACGGCAGGCTGACTCCCCCAAGTTCCCAGCCAAGATCATCTTACCCAAACAGGCTGACTCCCCTAACTCCCCAAACCAAATCCTCCCACCCAAGCGGACTGACTCCCCCAGTTTCCCAGGCAAAATCATTTCATCACAGCAGGCTGACTCCCCCAAATTCCCACTCAAAACTGCCCTGCACAGGcaggtggacatccccacttcttcagaaaaaaacatctcaCCCAAGCAGGACAATACCCCCAATTTTCCAGCAAAATTCAGTTTGCCCAAGAAGAGTAAAACCAACAAGTTCACAACCAAAGCCATTCTGTCTAAGCAGGGTGACACCCCAAAGTCCTCAGCCAAAACCATCATGCCCAAGGAGGGTGAGACCCCCAAGCCCTCAGCGGAAACCATTCTGCCCAAAGCGGGTGAGATCCCCAAGTCCTCAGCTGAAACCATTCTGCCCAAGGAGGGTGAGACCCTCAAGTCCTCAGCCAAAACCATTCTGCCCAAGGAAGGTCAGACTCCCAAGTCCTCAACCAAAACCATTCTACTCAAGGAAGGTGAGACCCCCAAGTCCTCAGCCGAAACCATTCTGCCCAAGGATGGTGAGACCCCCAAGTCCTCAGCTGAAACCATTCTGCCCAAGGAGGGTGAGACCCCCAAGTCCTCAGCCGAAACCATTCTGCCCAAGGAGGGTGAGACCCCCAAGTCCTCAACCGAAACCATTCTACTCAAGGCGGGTGAGACCACCAGGTCCTTAGAGCACACAGTCTGGTCCGCAGAAGGCAATAGCCTGCAGTCAGAGGAAGACACAGAGCTCCTGGATGACAACCTGGTGAAGGTGATCCTGAGCAAAGACGACTTCAAGATGGCGCTAAAGGAAGCTGGTGAGCAGCTGGTGGCCGTGGACTTCTCGGCCACGTGGTGCCGGCCCTGCAAGACCATCAAGTCCCTCTTCCAGGCCCTGTCCCTGAAGCACGAGGATGTGGTGTTCCTGGAAGTCGATGCCGACGAGTGTGAGGAACTGGTGAGAGAGTGCAAGGTCGATTGCATTCCAACCTTCCAGttttatagaaaagaagaaaaggtgggCCAGTTTTCTGGTGCCCTGCACGAAAAACTTGAGACACTCATTGCAGAATTAAAGTGATCATGTGTTCCAAAAGCGTTAGAAATAGTCGGCTATTCATAGCTTctgattttcttatttatgaagAAAGATGAGGGGTGACAAAAGTGTGTGTTCAAGTGGCACCTGCTTGTAAATCAGAAACATCGACTCTACCCTTTCTGAAAAGCCCTAATACCTGTTGTGCCCATGTCCTTGTTGATGGAACGGGTGTGAAATTATAATATCATTTCCTCTGATATAGATGGGAAGTCCAGCTGTCCTActtccccccacctttttttttttggccgcactgcatggcaatgtggaatcttagttccccaactaaggATTAAACCTGTACCCCTTGGACTGGAAACCCAGAGTTTTAACtgctggaccatcaaggaagtccctgtcccctatttttttaatcttgattttttctttttcactcactCTTGAAAAAATTTGTTTCACTCACTCATGTAGTCCTAGTGGCAACATTGGAAATTTagatcatttttttgttgttgttgtttaatagctaagttgtgtccaactctttgccaccctgtgaactgcagcatgccggcCTTCCCTTCCGTcgctatcttccagagtttgctcaaactcacgtccgttgagttagtgatgccatccaaccatctcgtcctctgtctccctcttcttctcctgccctcgatctttcccagcatcagggtcttttcaaatgagtcaaacaggatatggcaagagtgaacatcaacattttaggaaccagtgaactaaaatggacgggaatgggataatttaattcagatgaccactgtatctactaccatgggcaagaatccctgagaaagaatggagcagcccttatagtcaacaagagaatccaaaatgcagttcttgactgcaatctcaaaagtgacagtgATTTTGgttaatttccaaggcaaaccattcaacatcacagtaacaagtctatgccccaacctctaatgctgaagaagctgaagttaaatgattctgtgaagacctacaagacttccTAGAACTGACACCAAAAATACTCTTCTGTAGAGGGACATGATTTAATGATGAGTGGGAATTTCTTTTCTGATGTTCATGAACCTTTGGGATTTCTGATAAGATATTTTTGGAAGTAAAGAATTTGAAAGAGTCACGTATCTAACCTCCTTCGTGTACAGGAAGTACTATGGTGACGTCAGGGAATTTCACAGGCTCTGTAAACCTCTAGAGGGTTCATCAGTGTCAGAGCTGACATGGAGGCCATGGTTCCAGATTTTAAGTTTGGACCTCTTTCTACTGACCCGTGCTCACACAATCTGAGACAACGCAAAACTTGTGATTTGCTGCCACCAAGAACTTTATGATTCAAATTTCAGTTAGTGTGACCCTTGCTGCCATTATGACATCAGCACCCCAGTAGCAAGTTCCTGCTTTGTTGTTCTGGCAACTGGGTTTCTGACACCTGCTCTCAGGTGCCTcagagtatgtgtgtatgtacgtatatgcatgtgtatgtactcatatgggcttcccaggtggctcagtggtaaagaaaacactggccaatgcaggagacacaggagacgcaggtacTGTTCCTGAGTCAGAGAGattcccctagaagaggaaatggcaacccactctaatattcttgcctgggaaatctcatggacagaggaacctgataggctatagtccatgcagtaacaaagagtcagatacagctgagcacatacacacacacacacacacacacacacacacacacacacacacgtatacatatatTTCATGTGTATACATGTAGTTAAGGGACGGGTACGCAACTCTGGGCAGGCAATTCTGGGGGCCTGAGACACCAGGAGCAAATGGGTGGCTCTTGAGGGTCTAGTTTGATCCATGGAGGATCTGGAAATCTACACTATAAGAGAACTGGTCCATGCTCCTCAAACAACCTCAGCACCATTCTCTTGACTGGATAATGATCAGACAGTGGCCAGGACAGAGTCATGTTCTCTGTACTCAGAAGACTCAAATATGGACACTCCATTTTGCTAACTAAGAATCATGTACTATAAAAAAATGAGCCAAGCAGCTGTTGTCACCTCTAATCTTTAGcatgaaggagaaataagacaCACTTCTAATTAGGAGCATGATTCCAGATAATCGTCTTGACTGTGAATGATGATAAATCTAACTAGAGTCTTTGTAAGAATCAATGGAAAACCTGTTTGAGTTGATAAGAGAACTTGACAAAATGGTGGTATTCAGAGAATATCCAGAAGTCAACAGTGTCCTTTTGATTCAGTGATAAGTGATTGGGAATCTTCATGGGAAAATAGTGATGAAAAAATACCTGGCAACAGTCCTAACTAGAATGGTAAGGATGATTAAGACTAAATCTAGAAGTTTGAAGACATAGTCAACAAATAGGTCTAAATGAAATGAGACAAGATATCGATTCTTTCCACTTAATTAGCAGACTATAATTCCCAAGCAACATTTCAATGAGTCCTTGGGAGAACctgaaaaaatacttaaaaaacatAGATAGGAACAGAcaggaaaaagtttaaaaagagaagaaatgaagaggaatttgCCCCATAATTAGTATATAGTAtaattatactgctgctgctgctgctgctgctaagtcgcttcagttgtgtccgactctgtgagaccccatagatggcagcccaccaggctccccgtccctgggattctccaggcaagagtactggagtggggtgccattgccttctccaatgcatgaaagtgaaaagtgaaagtgaagtcactcagttgtgtccgactcttcgaaatcccatggactgcaggctaccaggctcctccacccatgagattttccaggcaagagtactggagtgggttgccaatgccttctccgatAATTATACTAATATAATACTAATatgtcctggctgttctttggaaggactgatgctgaagctgaaactccagtactttggccacctcataagaagagttgactcattggaaaatactctgatgctgggaggaattgggggcaggaagagaaggggacgacaaagatgagatggctggatggcatcaccgactcaatggacatgagttttagtgaactctgggagttgatgatggacagggaggcctggcgtgctgcgattcatggggtcacaaagagttggacatgactaagtgactgaactgaactgaactgaatatacatataattagTATAGTCATTGTGTACAAGTGTGGTGATACCAATAGTACTattgaggaaggaagaaaagagagcaaTGAATCATAATAATAACCAAAAATCAGAATTTGGTGTGTAAATAGTagtataggaaaaagaaaatatttcagttcaaAGGACCATGACTagattattacatttttaattgtatAGAAAAATTTAGgtctttgagaaaaaaatcagttgacATCCTTATTCCCATGCCAgataccaaataaataaaaaactggattaaatattaaaaaataaaacatgaaatcatttaaaaattgaagaagatTTAGTTAAATCTTCCACCCATCTGATTCATGTACGGGCAAAGAATTTTTCAAATACAAGTGCAATTAAAGACTTCTGaacatgtaaaacatttaaacatttccaTGCTAAATTAGAAacacaataagaaataaaagctgaaaaaatatttgccaaatataTGACATAAAATTCAATGTTTTTACTCTAAAAAGTACTCTagtaaatcagtaagaaaaatggAGCACCTCAACAGAAAAGTAAGCCAAAGGCACAGTTTATATTAGAGTAAGAACAAATGGGTGATAAACGTGGACATTTTTTACtgataggaaaataaaagcaaaagtcacCAAGACTTTGATAGCAGGATTCACTGGGATGCAGGAAAACAGCCACTCACCAGCTGCCAAGAGTTAAGATGCTGCCAAGCCTTGAGACACAGCAGGATAAGAAAGGTGCAGACCCTTTGTGAACCTGAGCCTGTGCACACATCTGCTCCAACTGCCGTGGCTGCCGGGACACAATCCCACACACCGTGGGATTAAACAGACACGTCTCTCTCACGGCCTTGGGGGCCGGAAGTCCGAGGCCAGGGCGTCGTCAGGGTTGGTCTACGCCGAGGCCTCTCCCGGGCTTGAGATGGTTCCCTGTCACTGTTTTGCCTTCATGCGCAGGCCTGGCATCTGTGTGTCCAAACCTCCTCCTCTTatgacaccagtcagattggactAGGGCCCACCCGAACAGCTTCATTTTAGTTTAATCAAGTCTTTGAAGAGCTTATCTCCAAACACAGTCATTTTATGAGGTATGGGGGCTGGGAATTCAATGTGTGGATTTGGGGGAGGACATAATCTAACCCTCAGCAGCTCTAGCTGAGGCTCAGGGTCTGCCCTCTGGGctgagtctcaaaaaaaaaaaaagaaaaaaggtcatTTCCAGGGAGATATAGGAGCTCACATCTGGACACTACCAATCAGGGAAGGGGGTGTCCTAAGAAACTCTGCCTCAGGGCCCCATGGAGTCAGCCCAACAGCACCAGCGGGGGCTTCTCCAAAGGCCCGGGAGGACATGGTGCCAAGTGGTCTGTGGTCCCCCTGGAATGCAGGCCTCGAAGCACAGACcgaaagaccatgatgctgaggCCACAGGTGCAGTGAGGCCAGTCAGTGTCCATTGCTCCAGACGATTCCCCTACCTTGAGAGAAACCTCGGAGGGCTGGGAGGGCCGGTCACCAAGCTCCCATACCGCAGGGCAGAAGGCCTGTGCTGACCTCTTACCCTCAAGCAGGCTGGCCAGGGGGGAGGCGGTGTCAgatccccttctgctccccctgcaggagggaggggagtgaACTCAGGGTGGTCAGGACCAGGTTAAACCAGCATTTCTCAAACCACCAGTAATAAAACCACATGCAGAGCTGCTAAACACCCAGATGTCCAGGCATCTGTTCTTGAGAAATCAGATTCAATTGTACATCCAATCGGATTTCCCCTGTAACTATaggccttaaaaataaataaactctatGCTTTATTCAAAAGACAAATTATAACACTCAAGTTTCACAAAAGATAGCACATGGAACATAAATCCAAAGAGAGTAGGAAACGCTTATGAGCTAGGCACTCAGAAAGATGCAAAGGATACGAGCAGGGTGAGAGAGTTTGGAGGTCTGCTTTTCAAAGTGATGCtttagaaatgcatttttctcCAAGTGTGAAcaatttaatttcatggtggggATCCACACAGAGGTTGAATTCATAGGGGATTCATCCTATTCCTCGGATGCTTaacatgtctgtctctttgaggCAGAAATGTTCAAATGTTTCAAATTATACTCAGTAAATACGTAAAAGATGTTGGTAGACtgttgcttagagaatcccattgTGATTTGGGGCATGTTTTTAAGATCTTGCAAAGGAATTATGAAATGGTACATTCCGTG
It includes:
- the TXNDC2 gene encoding thioredoxin domain-containing protein 2 gives rise to the protein MESDEAGVLEEPEMRSDNQGETNEESPLLQVMSSHVTLQVPAHPLEAFVHEVSNVQQTHVGASKALQAVHTLPPEQSGDTPSSPAQVVLPKQGDFLNSSAKAVPSDQADTPSFPEKTILSKEREILDSSQQNILPKQAATLNSSIQTISPKQGNIPNFPEKNILPKEGDILNPPSKTTLHKQANTPNSSEKTTLPKQGDTPKPSAKTILPKEADAPISPIQTILPNQSYASKFSEKTISTKEGDIFNTPAKVIPSWPADSPNFPAKINPSRQADSPKFPAKIILPKQADSPNSPNQILPPKRTDSPSFPGKIISSQQADSPKFPLKTALHRQVDIPTSSEKNISPKQDNTPNFPAKFSLPKKSKTNKFTTKAILSKQGDTPKSSAKTIMPKEGETPKPSAETILPKAGEIPKSSAETILPKEGETLKSSAKTILPKEGQTPKSSTKTILLKEGETPKSSAETILPKDGETPKSSAETILPKEGETPKSSAETILPKEGETPKSSTETILLKAGETTRSLEHTVWSAEGNSLQSEEDTELLDDNLVKVILSKDDFKMALKEAGEQLVAVDFSATWCRPCKTIKSLFQALSLKHEDVVFLEVDADECEELVRECKVDCIPTFQFYRKEEKVGQFSGALHEKLETLIAELK